From a single Leishmania major strain Friedlin complete genome, chromosome 27 genomic region:
- a CDS encoding conserved hypothetical protein (previous protein_id=AAZ09917.1) — protein sequence MSRPYGKKGYAFHNRSGPGSGGGGVGILGNGNNNGSRGGGRAGGGGGGGRFNNHHHGGGNRNNSHSDANNSGSSGGADVMKVLLSLLFEKSYSQIFNEANGLLNLSNTRASPDLEPVQKRVDYNSVAFCKVLAEVLREKFADRIRVLQLDDNSIRQLKVFLTALADADIHRGITAISARNNSINDLSFVSGLKRYDGLNELLLIGNPVTNQKDYSTRLSRDLPRLSMIDGVAVDRALLRLPNPVNSAPPSQQQLSVLHYLEQTMFQSMASRNYDAITYLYGSQFSALSISRGPEPLPQRVPVSAVLNTGDLEKQLRNQMQADVSKLRSSQDFRNLATDSAGSMRNIAKGPQEIVSKLRSMCGGDKSIAVEIEFNPNFNMVMMDQSYHMRVPVCIVTVHGKMRYLWNPIRPETQQPTFPAGKAPMISTFFDRTLTLTWDGNTNAWSIANDMVLMRPDRAVVHDDGTPSSPLFFANTPSRIEQMRRRLMPGITADVMAVIVNATSSDEEVKQSIMQLLMLPQDQLHAVASDPEAAKRALAM from the coding sequence ATGTCGCGTCCGTACGGAAAGAAAGGGTACGCCTTTCACAACCGCAGCGGCcccggcagtggcggtggcggcgtcggcattCTTGGGAATGGCAACAACAATGGCAGTCGTGGTGGCGGtcgcgccggcggtggtggcggtggtggtcgtttcaacaaccaccaccacggcggcggcaatcGCAACAACAGCCATAGCGACGCtaacaacagcggcagcagcggcggcgcggacgTGATGAAggtgctcctctctcttctcttcgaGAAGTCGTACAGCCAGATCTTCAACGAGGCAAACGGCCTGCTGAACTTGTCCAACACCCGCGCCAGCCCCGACCTCGAGCCGGTGCAGAAGCGTGTGGACTACAACAGCGTCGCGTTCTGTAAggtgctggcggaggtgctTCGAGAGAAGTTCGCCGACCGCATCCGTGTGTTGCAGCTGGACGACAACAGCATCCGTCAGTTGAAGGTGTTCCTCACCGCGCTGGCAGATGCTGACATTCACCGCGGCATCACGGCAATCTCTGCCCGCAACAACAGCATCAACGACCTCTCCTTCGTCAGCGGGCTGAAGCGCTATGACGGCCTCAACGAGCTTCTCCTTATCGGCAACCCCGTCACAAACCAGAAGGACTACTCCACTCGCCTCAGCCGCGACCTGCCACGACTGAGTATGatcgacggcgtcgccgtggACCGTGCTCTACTGCGCCTGCCCAACCCGGTCAACTCAGccccgccgtcgcagcagcagctcagcgtCCTGCACTACCTTGAGCAAACTATGTTTCAGTCCATGGCCTCACGCAACTACGACGCCATCACCTACCTGTACGGCTCTCAGTTCTCGGCACTGTCCATCAGCCGTGGCCCGGAGCCGCTGCCCCAGCGCGTGCCCGTGAGCGCGGTGCTCAACACCGGCGACCtggagaagcagctgcgcaaccaGATGCAGGCCGACGTCTCCAAGCTGCGCTCAAGCCAAGACTTTCGCAACCTTGCCACGGACAGTGCGGGGTCGATGCGGAACATCGCCAAGGGCCCGCAGGAGATCGTCTCGAAGCTGCGGAGCatgtgcggcggcgacaaATCCATTGCAGTGGAGATCGAGTTCAACCCGAACTTTAACATGGTGATGATGGACCAAAGCTACCACATGCGCGTGCCCGTATGCATAGTAACGGTGCACGGCAAGATGCGCTATCTCTGGAACCCGATCCGGCCGgagacgcagcagcccaCCTTCCCTGCCGGCAAGGCACCCATGATCTCCACGTTTTTCGACCGCACCCTGACCTTGACGTGGGACGGCAACACGAACGCATGGTCGATCGCGAACGACATGGTGCTGATGCGCCCAGACCGCGCTGTCGTGCATGACGACGGCACCCCGAGCAGCCCGCTCTTCTTCGCTAACACCCCGTCGCGCATTGAGCAGATGCGCCGGCGCCTGATGCCCGGCATCACTGCCGATGTCATGGCTGTCATCGTCAACGCGACCAGCTcggacgaggaggtgaagcAGTCCATCATGCAGCTGCTCATGCTCCCTCAAGATCAGCTGCACGCCGTGGCGAGCGATCCAGAGGCCGCGAAGCGTGCACTGGCGATGTAG
- a CDS encoding conserved hypothetical protein (previous protein_id=AAZ09918.1): MPRPYKKSKGDVGTAKYSRPCKFFLRGSCSNQRCPYLHVRNQTVKRSVSHKEVAAQQGNGTVKVMSTMLKLFFEKQTQLIYNAETGMLNLSQLTSFDDLSTVASSIDFNTRTFCVALCTCIRELVSPPPTILQLDHNDVKGFHNLGKALEEAGLHASLRALSLAHNKITSTDIAQALRHFANLAELNLVGNPVTESTDYKLKFKKHLPWLQGLDGVSMAAPPLELPWPRFFDPKHAPIDVMNADHDLSSSVRVYDSRQKALLNFIESAVLRPLEMEPASGLLTGVDAVSDVYALNATFTFSLVSNAAAVSTPSRTAGGGASTAQRDVVREIVGFRMRQTESNHNVLLGLKSTTVAIGRTSVCAKLEHVLYPKNFVVSHYIHDSPDVAVLDNKGFGPSAVVGMKQPLSVITLHGVMLWRYRTSGSDADVQHNTLVRDAIVIKRNFSRVITVSSTDPGRWYIVNDMVTLYPFCGGSGDDDELEASNAASGGAGVSTAPSTPENILFRDVHPYDVLFSPATDPKRAVRIARRYRVPAPIVAILCSFVHSDRELGVILMDLTDIPLEVYEQCATVFEMDPLASIFLCRIGNRFSMEPAEGVALLRRCGLDWSAIVQAIGR; encoded by the coding sequence ATGCCTCGCCCCTATAAGAAAAGCAAAGGTGACGTGGGGACAGCCAAGTACAGCAGGCCATGCAAGTTCTTCCTACGCGGCAGCTGTTCCAATCAGCGCTGCCCCTACCTACACGTCCGAAACCAGACGGTGAAACGGTCAGTCAGCCATAAGGAGGTTGCTGCCCAGCAGGGGAACGGCACTGTGAAGGTGATGTCGACGATGCTGAAGCTGTTTTTCGAGAAGCAGACGCAGCTCATCTACAACGCGGAGACTGGAATGCTGAATCTGTCACAGCTCACGTCCTTTGACGACTTGTCCACTGTCGCCTCCAGCATCGACTTTAATACGCGCACTTTTTGCGTCGCGCTGTGCACGTGCATTCGCGAGCTGgtctcgccgccgccgacgatTCTGCAGCTCGACCACAATGACGTGAAAGGCTTTCACAACCTCGGCAAggccctcgaggaggcgggccTTCATGCCTCTCTGCGTGCCCTGTCACTCGCGCACAACAAGATCACGTCCACCGACATTGCACAGGCGCTGAGGCACTTTGCAAACCTGGCAGAGCTGAACCTCGTCGGCAACCCCGTCACGGAGAGCACCGACTACAAACTGAAGTTCAAAAAACACTTGCCGTGGCTACAGGGTCTCGATGGGGTGAGTATGGCGGCCccgccgctggagctgccGTGGCCGCGATTCTTTGACCCCAAGCACGCGCCAATCGATGTGATGAACGCCGATCACGACCTCTCCTCCAGCGTGCGCGTATACGACAGCAGGCAGAAAGCCCTGTTGAACTTCATTGAGTCGGCGGTGCTCAGGCCGCTCGAGATGGAGCCGGCCTCAGGTCTGCTGACCGGCGTGGATGCCGTGTCGGACGTCTACGCGCTCAACGCTACCTTTACCTTTAGCTTGGTGTCCAATGCGGCCGCTGTATCGACGCCAAGTCGAacggctggcggcggcgcctccacAGCGCAGCGCGATGTGGTCCGCGAAATCGTGGGCTTCCGCATGCGCCAGACGGAGAGCAACCACAATGTGCTCCTCGGCCTCAAGTCAACGACTGTAGCAATCGGCCGAACAAGCGTGTGCGCCAAGCTAGAGCACGTGCTGTATCCGAAGAACTTTGTTGTGAGTCACTACATCCACGACAGTCCGGATGTGGCGGTGTTGGACAACAAAGGGTTCGGCCCCAGCGCCGTTGTAGGCATGAAGCAGCCGCTCTCTGTCATTACCCTGCATGGCGTGATGCTGTGGCGCTATCGCACCTCCGGGTCGGACGCCGACGTGCAGCACAACACCCTCGTGCGCGATGCCATCGTCATCAAGCGCAACTTCTCGCGCGTGATCACGGTGTCGTCGACGGATCCGGGCCGCTGGTATATCGTGAATGACATGGTCACTCTCTACCCcttctgcggcggcagcggcgacgacgacgagttGGAGGCGTCGAACGctgcgagcggcggcgcaggcgtgAGCACCGCTCCCTCGACGCCAGAGAACATTCTCTTCCGTGATGTGCATCCGTATGACGTGCTCTTTAGCCCTGCCACGGACCCGAAGCGGGCGGTGCGGATTGCGCGTCGGTACCGCGTGCCCGCCCCCATCGTGGCCATTTTGTGCTCATTTGTGCACTCCGACAGGGAGTTGGGCGTCATCTTGATGGACTTGACGGACATTCCGTTGGAAGTGTACGAACAGTGCGCCACGGTCTTCGAGATGGACCCGCTCGCGAGCATTTTTCTGTGCCGCATTGGCAACCGTTTTAGCATGGAACCGGCGGAGGGggtcgcgctgctgcgaaggTGCGGCCTGGACTGGTCTGCCATTGTGCAGGCGATCGGCCGGTGA
- a CDS encoding conserved hypothetical protein (previous protein_id=AAZ09919.1): MTDVGMPSSQSGPRSSHATVLQPSLPPRLVQVRHANPSAESMMDLSINRRPFYDTETPPAQTDADEERGSQEPLAASSGATHHYGGIELSMDGVTLRRPKPWWLRRRMVTQLDSCSLRIPSGSVHCITSLSSTYSRCALAVLAGARAVAHAEGAALTNAYPTTALRYRRQVGYVTSLDGILLEATVFENLPFATQLRFHVDAQRGRELIRKAAADVLLTDYLGIRASLLSPARRHLLALAMELVAEPIVLLLEDPLSFFSLAHLQLFVRMLHRLRHRSPSGTVVWSGSTIPWTLFDDIDSLTLLSTDGRTFYTGHKKDVEAFLQEDLGFLRVPGEAVVDIMAQTEVDTAAVTHASYLFWNSRYHRQLQQDLQAHRARIAMNAFATLPDTTRAPPRYLRVQWLLLAYALRGNVLGRVALVLWAGLFVVILLVCALVALTDGEEKGNMHNVRGALFFLLSCSVQINSIFVKAELRNWRMFQLLTKNLYISVTPYFVATIVRVAAPRLCFALAGWICAAVIFQKAAVVSLGITMALTSFTHACLGLVAVYWFPRFVYLLLLNHIYYGYCVISGFLVNPTSIPRFFQFLSILRIGYGGLLAAELRSRTFGCDSASSESEMESGRCISSHASAALTPSAPCYTGQQYLYFIGLSDDSWGMSVLILLALSVGITITLGLSMHITSGATLLSST; encoded by the coding sequence ATGACCGACGTGGGGATGCCTAGCTCACAGAGCGGTCCCCGAAGCAGTCACGCGACAGTCCTGCAaccatcgctgccgccacgcctCGTTCAGGTGAGGCATGCCAACCCGTCTGCAGAATCCATGATGGACTTGTCTATCAACCGTCGCCCGTTTTACGACACggagacgccgccggcgcagaCCGATGCGGACGAGGAGCGCGGCTCGCAGGAACCGCTGGCAGCCAGCTCAGGTGCCACCCACCATTATGGTGGAATAGAACTCTCCATGGATGGTGTGACGCTGCGCAGACCAAAGCCTtggtggctgcggcgccgcatgGTGACACAACTCGACAGCTGCAGTCTACGCATCCCCTCAGGCTCGGTGCACTGCATCACGTCCCTCAGCTCCACGtacagccgctgcgcactgGCGGTGTTGGCAGGTGCTCGCGCTGTCGCACACGCCGAaggggcggcgctgacgaaTGCGTACCCGACTACGGCGCTCCGCTACCGCCGTCAAGTTGGGTATGTGACCTCGCTAGACGGCATTCTCCTGGAGGCTACTGTGTTTGAGAATCTGCCCTTCGCCACCCAACTCCGGTTCCACGTGGACGCACAGAGGGGACGGGAGCTGATTCGCAAAGCAGCGGCGGATGTGCTGCTGACGGACTACTTGGGCATCCGCGCCTCTCTGCTAAGCCCGGCTCGCCGGCATCTGCTGGCGCTCGCCATGGAGCTTGTGGCGGAGCCTATCGTTCTGCTCCTTGAAGACCCTCTCTCGTTCTTCTCGCTAGCCCATCTGCAGCTGTTTGTTCGcatgctgcaccgcctgcgccaccgcagcccaaGCGGCACCGTTGTGTGGAGCGGCTCGACGATTCCGTGGACCCTCTTCGACGACATCGACAGCCTCACGCTGCTAAGCACGGACGGCAGAACATTCTACACCGGCCACAAGAAGGATGTGGAGGCCTTCTTGCAGGAGGACCTCGGCTTCCTGCGCGTACCCGGCGAAGCCGTTGTGGACATCATGGCCCAGACGGAGGTGGACACGGCCGCCGTGACGCACGCGTCCTACTTGTTCTGGAACAGCCGGTACCAtcgtcagctgcagcaggaccTGCAGGCGCACCGTGCCCGCATCGCGATGAACGCCTTTGCCACGCTCCCCGACACGACCCGTGCCCCTCCCCGCTACCTGCGCGTACAGTGGCTTCTGCTGGCGTACGCGCTGCGTGGCAACGTGCTGGGTAGGGTGGCGCTCGTGCTGTGGGCTGGACTCTTTGTTGTCATTCTTCTTGTGTGCGCTCTCGTGGCGCTTACAGACGGCGAGGAGAAGGGCAATATGCACAACGTGCGTGGcgcgctcttcttcttgctcTCGTGCTCTGTCCAAATCAACTCCATTTTTGTGAAGGCAGAGCTGCGGAACTGGCGTATGTTTCAGTTGCTCACGAAGAACCTGTACATCTCCGTCACCCCCTACTTCGTGGCCACGATTGTGcgtgtcgctgcgccgcgtctgTGCTTCGCGCTCGCTGGCTGGATCTGCGCAGCTGTCATTTTCCAGAAGGCCGCTGTCGTGTCCCTCGGTATTACGATGGCGCTCACCAGCTTCACACATGCCTGTCTCGGACTCGTGGCGGTGTATTGGTTTCCGCGCTTCGTctacctgctgctgctcaatCATATCTACTACGGCTACTGCGTCATCAGCGGCTTTCTTGTAAACCCCACCTCCATCCCGCGGTTTTTTCAGTTTCTCTCCATTCTTCGTATCGGCTACGGCGGCTTGCtggcggcagagctgcgcagccgcaccttcGGCTGCGACTCCGCGTCGTCGGAATCCGAGATGGAGTCTGGTAGATGCATCAGCAgtcacgccagcgccgccctcaCCCCGTCCGCACCGTGCTACACTGGGCAGCAGTACTTGTATTTTATTGGGCTCTCGGACGACAGTTGGGGCATGTCGGTGCTGATTCTGTTGGCGCTGTCTGTCGGTATCACGATCACCTTGGGGCTTAGCATGCACATCACCTCCGGCGCAacgctcctctcctccacatGA